One Gossypium raimondii isolate GPD5lz chromosome 3, ASM2569854v1, whole genome shotgun sequence genomic window carries:
- the LOC105794114 gene encoding uncharacterized protein LOC105794114 isoform X2, with amino-acid sequence MEYVAKVGNLVEASKRFATLGNIVDADVGNGTVKKQRSPSPDLHRVRQGLDLVRALFEQFLSSNMGKKGSWFSAIKKIFFPHSKEKLNNVQSTSDGTDSTLSNPLCEESAQNSSKYSNRQSIHPPPAFGSSPNLEALALEANKSKDQDGDSSLLDSSHLSRSALTDKVLSKFNFLTSEQCFTTIFS; translated from the exons ATGGAGTACGTCGCCAAG GTAGGTAATCTTGTGGAAGCATCAAAGAGGTTTGCCACTTTAGGAAATATAGTTGATGCAGATGTAGGTAATGGGACAGTGAAAAAACAGAGAAGCCCTTCGCCTGATCTGCATCGTGTTAGACAGGGTCTTGACCTCGTACGAGCTTTATTTGAACAATTTTTGTCATCCAA TATGGGAAAGAAGGGAAGTTGGTTTtctgcaattaaaaaaattttctttccacACTCCAAGGAAAAGCTAAATAAT GTCCAATCTACATCTGATGGAACTGATTCCACTCTTTCAAACCCCCTGTGCGAGGAGTCTgctcaaaattcttcaaaatacTCTAACAGACAGAg CATACATCCACCACCTGCCTTTGGCTCATCGCCTAATCTTGAAGCCCTTGCACTTGAAGCAAATAAGTCTAAGGATCAAGATGGAGATAGTTCTTTACTTGACAGTTCACATCTTTCCCG gaGTGCATTAACTGATAAGGTCCTGTCAAAGTTCAACTTTCTTACCTCAGAGCAATGCTTCACCACCATCTTTAGTTGA
- the LOC105794114 gene encoding uncharacterized protein LOC105794114 isoform X1, producing the protein MEYVAKVGNLVEASKRFATLGNIVDADVGNGTVKKQRSPSPDLHRVRQGLDLVRALFEQFLSSNMGKKGSWFSAIKKIFFPHSKEKLNNVQSTSDGTDSTLSNPLCEESAQNSSKYSNRQSIHPPPAFGSSPNLEALALEANKSKDQDGDSSLLDSSHLSRFDCGMFMLKYINFYSRGLSLCFEQEHMPYALFSFKDR; encoded by the exons ATGGAGTACGTCGCCAAG GTAGGTAATCTTGTGGAAGCATCAAAGAGGTTTGCCACTTTAGGAAATATAGTTGATGCAGATGTAGGTAATGGGACAGTGAAAAAACAGAGAAGCCCTTCGCCTGATCTGCATCGTGTTAGACAGGGTCTTGACCTCGTACGAGCTTTATTTGAACAATTTTTGTCATCCAA TATGGGAAAGAAGGGAAGTTGGTTTtctgcaattaaaaaaattttctttccacACTCCAAGGAAAAGCTAAATAAT GTCCAATCTACATCTGATGGAACTGATTCCACTCTTTCAAACCCCCTGTGCGAGGAGTCTgctcaaaattcttcaaaatacTCTAACAGACAGAg CATACATCCACCACCTGCCTTTGGCTCATCGCCTAATCTTGAAGCCCTTGCACTTGAAGCAAATAAGTCTAAGGATCAAGATGGAGATAGTTCTTTACTTGACAGTTCACATCTTTCCCG GTTTGATTGTGGCatgtttatgttaaaatatatcaacTTCTATAGCAGAGGCTTAAGTCTTTGTTTTGAGCAG gaacaCATGCCCTATGCCTTATTTTCGTTTAAGGACCGCTAA